The sequence ACGTACAACCCGAGCCATCGCCTCAGCACCGCGACGGGCATCGTCAACGGCGGCGGCTTCTTCGCCGGCCTGCTCGCGATCCTGTTCATCGGCATCGCGATGGACCTGCAGGGGGCGGGCACGCCGTCGACGTACACGCTCGAGGCGTTCCGCTTCGCCTTCCTCACCCAGTTCCCGCTGTGGGCGCTCGGCATCACGTTCATCGTCATCGAGCGCCGCAAGACCCACATCCACATCGGCCTCCGTGAGCCCCGCGCGCCTCGCCGCGCCCGTCGCACGCGCCGTGGTCCGCGCCGTCGCGGCGGTTCCGAAGAGGCCTGACTCAGGCTCCGGGAACACCGACGCGACTCCGCGGCGGCGCGCCAGGTCGTGCGCCGGGAACTCGCGGCGGGCGCCGACTCGCGCCGGGCGCCGGCTCGTGCGCCGCGCTACTGCCCCGCGAGCAGGTCGCGGAGGTCGTCGGCGGTGAGCGCGGGATCCCGACGACCGGTCGATTCGCCGCCCGCGCCGTCGTCGGCACCGGCCTCGAGCACCGCCGCGACGAGCTCGCCCTTGCGGCGCTTGAGCGCCATGACCTTCTCTTCGATGGTGTTCGCGGCGACGAGCCGGTAGACCATGACCTGCTTGTCCTGCCCGATGCGGTGCGCCCGGTCGACGGCCTGGTCTTCGCTGGCGGGGTTCCACCACGGGTCGAGCAGGAAGACGTAGTCGGCTTCGGTCAGGTTCAGCCCGAAGCCGCCGGCTTTGAGGCTGATGCAGAAGACGGATGCCTCTCCAGAACGGAACCGCGCGATCTCGGCATCGCGGCGCTTCACGGGGGTCGAGCCGTCGAGCCAGGCGAACGGCACACCCGCCTCACCGAGCCGCTCAGCAGCCTTGCCGAGGAACGAGGTGAACTGGCTGAACACGAGCGCGCGGTGTCCTTCGGCGAGGACGTCCTCGAGCTGTTCGAAGAGCGCGTCGAGCTTGGCTGATGCCACGCCGGCGTGCTCGTCGTCGATGAGGCTCGCGTCGAGCGCAAGCATCCGCAGCAGGGTGAGCGACCGGTACACGATGTGGCGTTGCCGGTCGAGGTCGTCGACGAGGCCGAGCAGTTTGGTGCGTTCGCGTTGCAGGGTCGCGTCGTAGAGGCGGCGATGCCGCGGGGTGAGCTCGACGGTGAGCACCTGCTCCTGCTTCGGCGGCAGCTCGGGCGCGACCGCCTCTTTGGTGCGCCGCAGCATGAGCGGGCGGATGCGGCGCCGCAGGCGCTCGAGCCGTTCGCGATGACCGGCTTCGATCGGGCGCCGGTACTGTTCGTCGAAGGCCCGGCGCGACGGGAAGAGGCCGGGCGCGACGATCCGCAGGATCGCCCAGAGCTCGCCGGTGTGGTTCTCGATCGGCGTGCCGGTGAGCGCGATCCGGAACGGCGCGCGGATCGCGCGGGCCGCCTCGTGCACCTTCGTCGCGGGGTTCTTCACGAACTGGGCTTCGTCGAGCACGAGGCCCGCCCAGTCACGCGCGGCGAACCGGTCGGCGTCGAGCCGCAGCACCGCATACGTGGTGACGATGACGTCGGCGTCCGCGGCGGCAGCCGCGAGCCGGCGACCGTCGGCGGTGTCGGTCGCGAGGACGGCGGCGACCCGCAGCCCCGGCGTGAATCGTGTGGCTTCGGCGACCCAGTTCGAGGCGACGGAGGTCGGCGCGACGACGAGGAACGGAGCGCGCGGCTCGACGCTCGCCTGGCGCGCGTGTGCGATCAGCGCGAGGGTCTGCACCGTCTTGCCGAGTCCCATGTCGTCGGCGAGGATGCCGCCGAGGCGGCTTCGCCAGAGCAGCGCGAGCCAGCGGAAGCCCTCGACCTGATAGGGCCGCAGTTCGACCGCGAGCTCGGTGGGCAGCGGCGTCTCAGTGGTGTCGTCGCCGGTGAGCCCCGCGACGGTCGCTCGCCAGGACACCGCCGGTTCGGTCTCGTGGGCGAGGTCCTCGAACTCCGCCCACAACCCGACCTGGCTGCGGTGAATGCGCACGCCGGTCTCCCACTCGCGGAGCGTGCCCGCTTCCTCGATGAGGTCGCGCAGTGGCTCGAAGAGCGGCTGCTTCAGGTCGAGGTAGGTCTTGTCGACGAGCAGCAGCCGGCGCTGCCCCTTCGCGAGCGCCCGGAAGAGCGGCATGAACGGCACCTTGCGGCCGTTCACGGTGACCACGACACCGAGGTCGAACCAGTCGGTCTTGGGCGATTCGACGGTCGTCACGGTGAGCTGCGGCACACCGGCGTCGCGATAGTCGGGCGGGTCGCCGGTCACGTCGACGCGCACGCGATCGAGGCGGCGCAGGCGACGGATGACCCGGTCGGCGAACCAGGCCACGTCGGCGCCGCGCAGGGTGATCGGCGACATCGGCAGACCGCCGAGCTCGTCGCGCGCGAGCTCGACGACGTCGAGATCGGGGTCGGAGTCGGATTCGGAATCAAAGCCGGTCACGCGACCGTCGCCGTGCTCCCAGCGCCACGCGAGATGCAGTACCTCGTCGGGTTCGAATCGGGCGTCGAGGACGAGCACCGCGGGCACCGGGGGCGGGGGCGTGAAGCTGCCGTCGCGGCTCGTGACCGGGAGGGCCGCCGCGAGCCTCGCGTACGAGCTCCGGAAGAATTCGGCGGCTTCGCCCGGCGCGACCCGGATGTCTCGGGGCCGATCGAGCACCGCCCGCTGCACCGGGGCCAGGCCGCCGGGTACGGGCGCGAGCGCGATCTCGCCGGACGCGAAGTCGAAGGTGTAGAGCCCGTGGTCGCCGACGGCGCGGGCGGCCATGGCGGTGACGACCTGCTCGCCGATCTCGACGGTCGGCGTGAGCACGAGGGGTGGCTCACCCGTGCCTGCACCCGAGCCCGGGGCATCCGTTCGCGACGCGTCCAGGGCGACCGTCGCACTCGACTCGAGCCGCACGGTGTGCATCCCGCCGCTGCCGACGAGCGCGATGCCGAGTCGTGCGGCATCGGCGAGCTGGGCCCAGAGCAGCGGGCTCTCGTACTCGTCGAGGGTGATCCATTCCGAGCCGTAGGTCGTGTACACGCTGGGGCTGCGCCCTTTGAGCAGCGCGAGGTGCGCGAACCAGCGTGCCTGGTCGGGGTCGTACCCCTGGGACGCTCCCTGGAATGCGATGTTCTGCCAGGTGAGGCCGGCGTTCGCCCACCCGTTCCTCGCGCCGGCGGCCACCGGGCGAACCGCCAGCCGGTCGACGCCCTCGGCCCGCTTCGCGGGTTCGTCGCGCGGCCCCCGCCAGTCGCCGTCGCGGCGTTCGCGGCGCCGGCGCAGCTCGAACTGGAGCGCGAGCCGGCGAAAGCCGCCGGTCGGTCGCGCGGCGACCGCCTCGACGTCGCGACGTGCCGCGGTCGGGCCGCCCGCCGCGACGCCCAGCGCCTCGAGCTGCGCCCGCCAGTCGGCGTTCGGAGGATCGAGGTGCATGCGTTCATGCTCGCACGCCCCACCGACCCGCACCCCTCGCGTTCGCTTCCCTCGACCGTCAGCGTGCTGCACTGTCAAGCCCGCGACATCGACCGCGACGCGATGCGAGAGTGGCGGTATGAGCGACAACGGCAGCAGCGACCACGACCGCGCCCAGACCGAGCCCCGCGATCACCACGACGGCGGACTGGGCAGCGAGGGCACGATCCCCGATGAGCCGGGCAGCGTCGGTGTCGGCGCGGGCGAGCCGACGACGTTCGAGCCCGAGGAAGATCCCGAGGCAGCGGCCAACCGCGACGACGACGCCCCAGACGCCGAATAGTCGCGCGCCCTCCGCAGAGCGCCTCCCCCACCAACCCACAAGACCGGCGCGCGACCTACGCGAGCACTGCCCCCGTCGTCCCCGAGACCACGAGATCCGCGTGCGACCGGGTCGGCTCGATGATGCGCGCGTTCGCGCCGTCGACCTCGCGCGCCCACGCCTCGGCCGCCTCGGGCGTGCGACCGTGTGCGATGTGCCGGGCGGTGAGCCGGGACATCCGCTCGTTCTCCGATGCGGCGCAGAACCAGGCCTCGTCGAGGTGTTCGCGCACGAGACCCCATGGTTCGCCCTCGCAGAGCAGATAGTTGCCTTCGACGATCACGATCCGTGCCGCCGGTTCGACGGCGATCGCGCCGGCGACCGGCTCGTCGACCGCGCGGTCGAAGCCCGGCGCGTAGACGGTGTGGGCGGTCTCGCGGCGGAGCCGCGTGAGCAGCGCGAGGAACCCCCAGCCGTCGAACGTCTCCAACGCGCCTTTGCGGTCGCGCAGTCCGAGCCGGTCGAGCGTCGCGTTCGCAAGATGAAATCCATCCATCGGCACGGCCACCGCCACGCGCGCACCGCCATCCGTGGGCACCGCCCCATCCATCGACACAGCCACCGGCACGGCCACCGCGCCTGGCGGCCCTCCGTTGAGCACATCGACCAGGTTCGCCGCGAGCGTCGACTTGCCCGCGCCGGGGCTTCCCGCGATGCCGATGACCACTCTGCCGCTCGCAACTGAGGCCAGGCCCCGGACGCGCAGCGCGAGCGCGTCGAGGGGGTCGGTCGAGTCCACGTCGCGATGATACGGGACGCGGCGGCCCGACCCGCGGCGCTGAGCGTGCCCATCGTGATGTCGTCGCTACCGGCGCTGCCGACCCAGGTCCCTTCCGACCCACGGACGCGGCACGTACGCTGAACGCCATGCCACGCCTCCGCACCCCGCTCCTCGTCGCCGCTGCCACCCTGACCGTGTTCCTCACCGGTTGTTCGGGCGGCGCACCTGCGCCGACCGCCTCACCGTCGCCGACCGCATCGCCGAGCCCCACCGCGTCCCCGACGCCGACCGCGTCGGTCGACCCGAACGCCCCGGCGGGACAGTGCGCTGACGACGCGCTCAGCGTCTCGATCTCCGGCGGCGACGGCGGTGCGGGTTCCATCGGCTACGACCTCGTGTTCACGAACGAGGGCTCCGCCTCGTGCGAGCTTCGCGGCGCTCCGGGGGTCTCGGTCATCGACGGGTCGGGCGCCCAGCTCGGCGAGCCGGCCGAGCAGGTCGACGACGATGCCCCCGAGACGCTCACGCTGCAGTCCGGCGCCTCGGTAGTCGCACCGCTCACGGCCGTGAACATCGACCCCGACGGCGGCCCGCTCGACGACTGCCCGGTCGTGCACGGCACCGGCTACCGGGTCTTCCCGCCGCACAGCTTCACCGGCTTCGTGGTGGAGGCGAGCAACGTGCCCGCATGCGACAGCAGCACGGTGTTCCTGAAGGTGGGGCCGGTCCAGGCGAGCTGAGCGCCCGCTCCACCCGCCTTCCGCGTACTGCGCTGAGCCCCCGGTCAGTGCAGCTGGAGTCAGTGCAGCCGGGGTCAGTGCAGCCGGGGTCAGTGCAGCTGAGGTCAGTGCAGCCGGGGTCAGTGCAGCTGGGGTCAGTGCAGCCGGCCCCCGGGCTCGCCGTCGCGTGCCACGATCCCGTCCGCGTTCCGCGCGACCCATTCGACGAGCGGCAGCATCTGCTGCATGAGCTCGTCGCCGAGCGGGGTCAGCGAGTACTCGACCCGGGGTGGCACCTCAGGGTAGGACTCACGTCGGACGAGCCCGTCGCCCTCGAGCGTGCGGAGCGTCGAGGCGAGCATCTTCTCGCTGATGCCCTGCACCTCGCGGCGCAGCTCGCCCCACCGCTGCGTTCCGTCGGTCAGCGCGAGCAGCACGAGGACGCCCCACTTGCTCATGATGTGGTCGAGGACGACGCGCGTGGGGCATCCTTCGGTGAAGACCTCGCCGCTGCCGCGGCGGATTTCCGCAAGACTTACCGCCACGTGGGTACCTTACCTTGAAGTGGGTACCGGCTTCCAGGAATGCGGATGCCTCGTGCCGCCGTTGACCGAGGATGACGCACGCCGCATCCCGCGGGAGCGCGAGAAGGGATCCCACCATGACCATCCTCGTCACTGCCGCAAGCGGGCAGCTCGGCCGACTCGTCGTCGACGCGCTGCTCGAGCGCGGCGCCCAGCCCGCCGAGATCGTCGCGACCGCACGAGACACCGACACGATCGCGGAGCTCTCCGCCCGAGGCATCCGGACCGCGGAGCTCGACTACGACCGCCCGGAGACGATCGCGGCAGCGCTCGACGGAGTCGACCGGGTGCTGCTCATCTCGGGGTCCGCGCCGGGGGCGCGGCTGCAGGGGCACCGGAATGTGATCGAGGCGGCGAAGGCTGCCGGCGTCGCGCGGCTCGTCTACACGAGTGCGCCGAAGGCGACGACGGCCGAGGGCTTCCCGCTGGCAGCCGACCACAAGGCCACCGAGGAGGCCATCGCCGCTGCCGGCGTGCCCGCGGTCATCCTGCGCAACAACTGGTACACCGAGAACTACGTTCCGGATGTCACGCGCGCAGCCGAGACCGGCGTGATCGCGTCGTCCGCGGGCGATGGACGGGTCGCGAGTGCAACGCGCGCCGACTTCGCCGAAGGAGCCGCGGCGGTGCTGCTCAGGGACGACCTGGTGGGCGAGACCATCGAGCTGTCGGGCGACACCGCGTGGGGCTACGACGAACTCGCCGCGGCGGCGGCCGAGGTCATCGGGCGGCCGGTGACCTATCGGCGCCTCAGCACCGAGGAGCACGTCGCCGCGCTCGAGGCCGTCGGCGTCGACGCGGGAACCGCGGCATTCGTGGCCGGCCTCGACGATGCGATCCGGCGCGGTGTGCTGGGCGACGCGAGCCCGACGCTCGCCGAACTCATCGGGCGTCCGACGACACCGCTCGTCGACGGCCTGCGCGCAGCGCTCGCCCGAGCCGAGACCGCAGCCTGACGCCCGCTGACGCCTCGTACCGGTCGCACCGGCCGACGACACCGCTCGTCGACGGCCTACGCGCGGCGCTCACCCGGACCGAGACCGCAGCCTGACGCCCGCTGACGCCTTCGTGCCTGTGCCGGCCGCGCTGCGTGTTCACGCCGTGGGGAGCCCTCCCCATCACGCCGTCCTCCGTTTCCTGACAGGGTAGAAGTATGACTGACCCGAATCTTCCCCCTGCCGGCTGGTACGACGACGCCACCGGCACCGGGACGCTGCGCTATTGGGACGGCGCACAGTGGACCGAGCACACCGCGCCGGCGGCGCCGACCGACACTGCTGCGGCCGAGGCATCCGCCGCGGAGGCATCCGCCGCCGATGCATCCGCCGCAGATGCAGCGACGGCTGACGCAGCGCCGACCGAGGCAGCACCGACCGACGCAGCGCCGACCGACGCAGCGCCGACCGAGGCGGCGGCGACCGACTCGGCGGCGACCGAGGTGCGGAGCGCCGGAGCGGCCCAGCCCACCACTGCCGACTGGACCTCGCCCGGCGACGGCGCGGCCGGCCAGCCCGCGTACGCGACCGTCGGCGCGGCGCAGGAGGCGCAGGCCGGTTACGCCCAGGGGCACTACGGCCAGCCCGGCTATGCGCAGGCCTACGGCGCACAGCCCGGCTCGCCACAGCCTGGAGCCCCCGACCCCGCGGGCAAGAAGTCGGTGCACGTGCTCGGCATCATCGCGCTCGCGGTCGCAGGCCTCGGGTTCGTGCTCGCGTGCATCCCGGTGACCGTGCTGTTCGGGTGGATCCTGCTGCCGATCGGCCTCGTGCTGTCGATCGTCGCGCTCTTCATGAAGGGCGCGAAGTGGCCCGGCATCGTCGGAATCTCGGTGTCGGTCGTGGGCATGATCGTGGCCGCGATCGTGAGCATCGTCGCGTTCGTGTTCGCGGTCGGCGAGATCGAGCGCACGATCGAGCAGTACGACGAGAGCTCGTCGGCGCTCGAAGAGGAGCTCGACAGCGCGTTCGCTCCTGAGGTGTTCGGCTCGCGCGAGGACCCGCTCGCGATCGGCGAGACGATCAGCACCGACGACTTCGACGTCGTCATCAACAGCATCGACCTGAACGCGACGGAGCAGGTGCTCGCCGCCGACGAGTACAACGAGCCGCCCGCCGAAGGAGAGACGTACGCGATCGTGAACCTCACGGTCACGTTCAAGGGCGAGGGCTCGTCGACCGACGGCATGGTCGGGGTCGACTACGTGAGCGCGGACGGCGTCGTGAAGGACGACGCGTACGCGTACGCGTGGGGCGTCGAGCCCGAGTTCGGTCTGACCGAGCTGTTCACCGGCGGGAGCACGACGGGCAACCTGGTGCTCATGCTGCCCGCTGACCCCGACGGCGTGCTGCTGGTCTCGCCCGGGTTCTACGACGAGGCCTGGGTGTCGCTGCGCTGAGCGGACAGCACTCCGCTCACACCGCGACCGTGCGGGCGTGCCCTCGATCTCACAGATCGCGGGGACGGAGCACGGTCTGCGTGACGCCGGTCACGCCGTCGCCGCGGAGCGCCTCGACGGCTGCGCGGAGGGAGGCGAACGTGCCCTCGACGATGGTCCCTCCCGCACCCGACGGCGCGACGGTGTCGACGTCGTGGTCCGCGAGCGCTCGGGTAACCGCGTCGGCTTCGAGCGGCACGTGCGCGAGTGCCCGGACCTCGGGGTCGTCGGCTCGCTCGAGGCGGACCTCGTGGACGGCGGTGAGGCGTCCGAGGGTCCGGGCGAGGGACAGCGCGATCCGCGCGCTTCCCTCGAAGACGAAGGCGAGTACGCCGAGGCCCTGATCCACGTCGAGCGTGTTCACGGCTTCGAAGCCGAGGCCGCGGGTCGAGAAGCACTCCGTGGTGGCGGTGAGCGATCCGTTCCGATCGGCCACGACGACGAACACCACCCAGGTCGTCTCCATCCCGCTCATGCGCGGACTCCCGAGAGCCATCCGTCGACCGAGCTGCGGATCTGCCGGCTGATCGCGAGCAGTCGTCTTGCCTCATCGGGTGCGAGGTCGTCGAGGAGCACCCTCGACCACCCGTCGGGCCCGACGACAAGTGGGACACCGAGGACACCCTGCACGCTGGTGCCGTCGAGCTCGAGCTCGCCGTCCAGCGCGACCTGCCCGGCGACCACGATCTCTCGTCCGTCGAGCACCGTGTCGACGAGGTCGACCGTGGCGGCGGCCGTCGCGTGCGAGGTCTTCGCCCCGCTGGTGTGCGTGAGATAGGGGCGCACCACGCCGCGGACGCCCGGGCGGAGTGTGTCGACCATGGCGAACGCGGATCCGGGGTCGGTGCGGCCGGCTGCGGCGAGCTCGGATTTCGCGGCGGCGACCTCGGCTGCGAACGTGTCGAGCGTGCGCTCGCCGCGCAACGTCCGGACGACGGCTGCGCGCTCGCCGCCGTCGAAGCCGCGGATGCGGACCGTCGACCAGAGCGGGACGGCGCCGTCACCGTGCTGACCGGCCACGAACCCGCTCACGCGCTGCCGGTGGATGCCGAGGTCCGCGGCGATCTCGCGCCGGAATCGCAGGGTGTCCAACCAGGACCCCATGCCGATGACCCGGTGCCGGCCGAGGCGCTCGGCGAGCACCGCGACGCCGAGTTCGACGGGGTTTGACACGACGATGACGACCTCTTGACCGGTGCCGCCGGCGGCCAGCGCCTCGGCGTACTCGCGGAACGTCGCGAGGTTCCGCTGGGCGAGCAGGTCACGGTCGATGACCTGGCTCGGGTCGACGGGAACCGTGGCGCCCGCGGCGAGCACGATGACGTCGGCGACGACGTCGTCGGGTGTCGTGGCGACGTCGATGAACGGCGCGTGCTCGTCGTACGCGTCGATGAGGTCGGCGCGGAGCCCGTGCGTCGCCAGTTCTGACGGGCCGCCTACGCGCCCGACCAGCTGCAGCCGAGATGTGGAGCGTACGACGCGCTTCTCGATGAGGTTGGCGCAGACCGCGCGGCCGACATCTCCCGTGGCTCCGAGAACTGCAACATCCATGT is a genomic window of Agromyces protaetiae containing:
- a CDS encoding DEAD/DEAH box helicase, coding for MHLDPPNADWRAQLEALGVAAGGPTAARRDVEAVAARPTGGFRRLALQFELRRRRERRDGDWRGPRDEPAKRAEGVDRLAVRPVAAGARNGWANAGLTWQNIAFQGASQGYDPDQARWFAHLALLKGRSPSVYTTYGSEWITLDEYESPLLWAQLADAARLGIALVGSGGMHTVRLESSATVALDASRTDAPGSGAGTGEPPLVLTPTVEIGEQVVTAMAARAVGDHGLYTFDFASGEIALAPVPGGLAPVQRAVLDRPRDIRVAPGEAAEFFRSSYARLAAALPVTSRDGSFTPPPPVPAVLVLDARFEPDEVLHLAWRWEHGDGRVTGFDSESDSDPDLDVVELARDELGGLPMSPITLRGADVAWFADRVIRRLRRLDRVRVDVTGDPPDYRDAGVPQLTVTTVESPKTDWFDLGVVVTVNGRKVPFMPLFRALAKGQRRLLLVDKTYLDLKQPLFEPLRDLIEEAGTLREWETGVRIHRSQVGLWAEFEDLAHETEPAVSWRATVAGLTGDDTTETPLPTELAVELRPYQVEGFRWLALLWRSRLGGILADDMGLGKTVQTLALIAHARQASVEPRAPFLVVAPTSVASNWVAEATRFTPGLRVAAVLATDTADGRRLAAAAADADVIVTTYAVLRLDADRFAARDWAGLVLDEAQFVKNPATKVHEAARAIRAPFRIALTGTPIENHTGELWAILRIVAPGLFPSRRAFDEQYRRPIEAGHRERLERLRRRIRPLMLRRTKEAVAPELPPKQEQVLTVELTPRHRRLYDATLQRERTKLLGLVDDLDRQRHIVYRSLTLLRMLALDASLIDDEHAGVASAKLDALFEQLEDVLAEGHRALVFSQFTSFLGKAAERLGEAGVPFAWLDGSTPVKRRDAEIARFRSGEASVFCISLKAGGFGLNLTEADYVFLLDPWWNPASEDQAVDRAHRIGQDKQVMVYRLVAANTIEEKVMALKRRKGELVAAVLEAGADDGAGGESTGRRDPALTADDLRDLLAGQ
- a CDS encoding nucleoside/nucleotide kinase family protein, encoding MDSTDPLDALALRVRGLASVASGRVVIGIAGSPGAGKSTLAANLVDVLNGGPPGAVAVPVAVSMDGAVPTDGGARVAVAVPMDGFHLANATLDRLGLRDRKGALETFDGWGFLALLTRLRRETAHTVYAPGFDRAVDEPVAGAIAVEPAARIVIVEGNYLLCEGEPWGLVREHLDEAWFCAASENERMSRLTARHIAHGRTPEAAEAWAREVDGANARIIEPTRSHADLVVSGTTGAVLA
- a CDS encoding DUF4232 domain-containing protein; this translates as MPRLRTPLLVAAATLTVFLTGCSGGAPAPTASPSPTASPSPTASPTPTASVDPNAPAGQCADDALSVSISGGDGGAGSIGYDLVFTNEGSASCELRGAPGVSVIDGSGAQLGEPAEQVDDDAPETLTLQSGASVVAPLTAVNIDPDGGPLDDCPVVHGTGYRVFPPHSFTGFVVEASNVPACDSSTVFLKVGPVQAS
- a CDS encoding winged helix-turn-helix transcriptional regulator, translating into MAVSLAEIRRGSGEVFTEGCPTRVVLDHIMSKWGVLVLLALTDGTQRWGELRREVQGISEKMLASTLRTLEGDGLVRRESYPEVPPRVEYSLTPLGDELMQQMLPLVEWVARNADGIVARDGEPGGRLH
- a CDS encoding SDR family oxidoreductase, coding for MTILVTAASGQLGRLVVDALLERGAQPAEIVATARDTDTIAELSARGIRTAELDYDRPETIAAALDGVDRVLLISGSAPGARLQGHRNVIEAAKAAGVARLVYTSAPKATTAEGFPLAADHKATEEAIAAAGVPAVILRNNWYTENYVPDVTRAAETGVIASSAGDGRVASATRADFAEGAAAVLLRDDLVGETIELSGDTAWGYDELAAAAAEVIGRPVTYRRLSTEEHVAALEAVGVDAGTAAFVAGLDDAIRRGVLGDASPTLAELIGRPTTPLVDGLRAALARAETAA
- a CDS encoding DUF2510 domain-containing protein, with product MTDPNLPPAGWYDDATGTGTLRYWDGAQWTEHTAPAAPTDTAAAEASAAEASAADASAADAATADAAPTEAAPTDAAPTDAAPTEAAATDSAATEVRSAGAAQPTTADWTSPGDGAAGQPAYATVGAAQEAQAGYAQGHYGQPGYAQAYGAQPGSPQPGAPDPAGKKSVHVLGIIALAVAGLGFVLACIPVTVLFGWILLPIGLVLSIVALFMKGAKWPGIVGISVSVVGMIVAAIVSIVAFVFAVGEIERTIEQYDESSSALEEELDSAFAPEVFGSREDPLAIGETISTDDFDVVINSIDLNATEQVLAADEYNEPPAEGETYAIVNLTVTFKGEGSSTDGMVGVDYVSADGVVKDDAYAYAWGVEPEFGLTELFTGGSTTGNLVLMLPADPDGVLLVSPGFYDEAWVSLR
- a CDS encoding lactate/malate family dehydrogenase; its protein translation is MDVAVLGATGDVGRAVCANLIEKRVVRSTSRLQLVGRVGGPSELATHGLRADLIDAYDEHAPFIDVATTPDDVVADVIVLAAGATVPVDPSQVIDRDLLAQRNLATFREYAEALAAGGTGQEVVIVVSNPVELGVAVLAERLGRHRVIGMGSWLDTLRFRREIAADLGIHRQRVSGFVAGQHGDGAVPLWSTVRIRGFDGGERAAVVRTLRGERTLDTFAAEVAAAKSELAAAGRTDPGSAFAMVDTLRPGVRGVVRPYLTHTSGAKTSHATAAATVDLVDTVLDGREIVVAGQVALDGELELDGTSVQGVLGVPLVVGPDGWSRVLLDDLAPDEARRLLAISRQIRSSVDGWLSGVRA